Proteins from a single region of Phalacrocorax carbo chromosome 25, bPhaCar2.1, whole genome shotgun sequence:
- the P3H4 gene encoding endoplasmic reticulum protein SC65, whose translation MGGAALALLLAAGLCAAQYEEYSVRGFPAAALEPLQRAYARALAQYAGAQWAESARALEASLRLHRLLRDSEAHCHRRCAAPAEGGPAEEPPEEEDPAAWEWEREMQLFGRLLRRAGCLRACKRDLPVFQLRYPPAQTLRDFQRRLPYQYLHYALFKSNKIEKAVSAAHTFLQKNPKHEMTLKYLNYYRTMLDVDDYLVDLEAQPYEPIFVRSVKLYNNGDFRSSAADMEQALAEYYKAYEDCLAGCEGAYELQDFKDFYPAIADHFVSVLQCKVDCETELTPNVGGYFVEKFVATMYHYLQFAYYKLNDVRDAVRSVSSYMLFDPGDAVMQQNLVYYRFHRERWRLQDEDFEPRPEAVRYHNRTAAQKKMLDFARQYLQADDEMEVDSGEGPEAKDLPSDGEFEGEGDYEEGFFAEWWQEPKTKGDKADQETLR comes from the exons ATGGGCGGCGCGGCGCTGGCGCTGCTGCTGGCGGCGGGGCTGTGCGCGGCGCAGTACGAGGAGTACAGCGTGCGGGGGTTCCCCGCGGCCGCGCTGGAGCCGCTGCAGCGCGCTTACGCGCGGGCGCTGGCGCAGTACGCGGGGGCGCAGTGGGCGGAGAGCGCCCGGGCGCTGGAGGCCAGCCTGCGCCTCCACCGCCTGCTGCGCGACAGCGAGGCGCACTGCCACCGCCGCTGCGCCGCGCCCGCCGAGGGGGGCCCCGCCGAGGAGCCCCCCGAGGAGGAGGACCCCGCGGCGTGGGAGTGGGAGCGGGAGATGCAGCTCTTCGGGCGGCTGCTGCGCCGCGCCGGCTGCCTGCGCGCCTGCAAGCGCGACCTGCCCGTCTTCCAGCTGCGCTACCCGCCCGCGCAAACGCTGCGCGACTTCCAGCGCCGCCTGCCCTACCAGTACCTGCACTACGCGCTCTTCAAG tcaAATAAGATCGAGAAAGCGGTGTCTGCTGCCCACACCTTCCTGCAGAAGAACCCCAAGCACGAGATGACCTTGAAGTACCTGAACTATTACAGGACAATGCTGGACGTGGATGACTACCTGGTTGACCTGGAGGCTCAGCCCTACGAG CCGATATTCGTGCGGTCGGTGAAGCTGTACAACAACGGGGATTTCCGGAGCAGCGCGGCCGACATGGAGCAGGCGCTGGCCGAGTACTACAAGGCATACGAGGACTGTCTGGCCGGCTGCGAGGGTGCCTACGAGCTGCAGGACTTCAAGGACTTCTATCCCGCCATCGCAG ACCACTTTGTCAGCGTGCTGCAGTGCAAGGTGGACTGCGAGACCGAGCTCACCCCCAACGTGGGCGGCTACTTTGTGGAGAAGTTCGTGGCCACCATGTACCACTACCTGCAGTTCGCCTACTACAAGC TGAACGACGTGCGGGATGCGGTGCGCAGCGTCTCCAGCTACATGCTCTTTGACCCGGGCGATGCCGTGATGCAGCAGAACCTGGTCTACTACCGCTTCCACCGTGAGCGCTGGCGCCTGCAGGACGAGGACTTTGAGCCCCGGCCG GAGGCCGTGCGTTACCACAACCGGACAGCCGCCCAGAAGAAGATGCTGGACTTCGCCAGGCAGTACCTGCAGGCTGACGATGAG ATGGAGGTGGACAGTGGCGAGGGGCCTGAGGCGAAGGACCTGCCCTCTGACGGCGAGTTCGAGGGCGAAGGCGACTACGAGGAGGGCTTCTTCGCAGAGTGGTGGCAGGAGCCCAAGACCAAGGGGGACAAAGCCGACCAAG AGACCCTGCGATGA
- the JUP gene encoding junction plakoglobin isoform X2 has product MEVMNMMEQPIKVTEWQQTYTYDSGIHSGVNTQVPSVSSKCLGDDDEVYGKQYTIKKTTTTSYCQGGSQGQSQAQDMEAQLAMTRAQRVRAAMYPETVEDRSLLITTQLEGQQTNVQRLAEPSQMLKSAIVHLINYQDDAELATRAIPELTKLLNDEDPVVVSKAAMIVNQLSKKEASRRALMQSPQIVAAVVRTMQSTSDLDTARCTTSILHNLSHHREGLLSIFKSGGIPALVRMLSSPVESVLFYAITTLHNLLLYQEGAKMAVRLADGLQKMVPLLNKNNPKFLAITTDCLQLLAYGNQESKLIILANGGPQALVQIMRSYNYEKLLWTTSRVLKVLSVCPSNKPAIVEAGGMQALGKHLTSSSPRLVQNCLWTLRNLSDVATKQEGLDGVLKILVNQLSSDDVNVLTCATGTLSNLTCNNSKNKTLVTQSNGVEALIHTILRAGDKEDITEPAVCALRHLTSRHPEAEMAQNSVRLNYGIPAIVKLLNQPNQWPLVKATIGLIRNLALCPANHAPLQEAAVIPRLVQLLVKAHQDAQRHVAAGTQQPYTDGVKMEEIVEGCTGALHILARDPMNRMEIFRLNTIPLFVQLLYSPVENIQRVAAGVLCELAQDKEAADAIDAEGASAPLMELLHSRNEGTATYAAAVLFRISEDKNPDYRKRVSVELTNSLFKHDPAAWEAAQSMIPINEPYSDELDPGYRPMYSGDIPLDPIDMHMDMDGDYPMDAYSDGVRAPFADHMLA; this is encoded by the exons ATGGAGGTGATGAACATGATGGAGCAGCCGATCAAGGTGACGGAGTGGCAGCAAACCTACACCTATGACTCGGGCATCCACTCCGGTGTCAACACCCAGGTGCCCTCCGTCAGCAGCAAGTGCCTCGGGGACGATGACGAGGTCTACGGGAAGCAGTACACCATCAAGAAGACGACCACCACGAGCTACTGCCAGGGAGGGAGCCAGGGCCAGAGCCAAGCGCAAG ACATGGAGGCTCAGCTGGCCATGACCCGGGCCCAGCGTGTCCGGGCTGCCATGTACCCCGAGACGGTGGAGGACCGCTCCCTGCTCATCACCACCCAGCTGGAGGGGCAGCAGACCAACGTGCAGCGCTTGGCAGAGCCCTCGCAGATGCTGAAATCAGCCATCGTGCACCTCATCAACTACCAGGATGACGCCGAGCTGGCCACCCGCGCCATCCCGGAGCTCACCAAGCTGCTCAATGATGAGGACCCG GTGGTTGTCAGCAAAGCGGCCATGATCGTCAACCAGCTCTCCAAGAAGGAGGCGTCGCGCCGCGCCCTGATGCAGTCGCCCCAGATCGTGGCGGCTGTGGTCCGCACCATGCAGAGCACCAGCGACCTGGACACGGCCCGCTGCACCACCAGCATCCTGCACAACCTCTCGCACCACCGCGAGGGCCTGCTCTCCATCTTCAAGTCCGGTGGCATCCCAGCCCTCGTCAGGATGCTGAG CTCGCCAGTCGAGTCGGTCCTCTTCTACGCCATCACCACCCTGCACAACCTGCTGCTCTACCAGGAAGGGGCCAAGATGGCTGTGCGCCTGGCCGACGGCCTGCAGAAAATGGTTCCCCTGCTGAACAAGAACAACCCCAAGTTCCTGGCTATCACCACCGACTGCCTTCAGCTCCTCGCCTACGGGAACCAGGAGAGCAAG CTGATTATTTTGGCCAACGGAGGACCACAGGCCCTGGTGCAGATCATGCGCAGCTACAACTACGAGAAGCTGCTCTGGACCACGAGCCGGGTGCTAAAGGTGCTGTCGGTGTGTCCCAGCAACAAGCCCGCTATCGTTGAGGCTG GCGGCATGCAGGCCTTGGGCAAGCACCTgaccagctccagccccaggctggTCCAGAACTGTCTCTGGACCCTGCGAAACCTCTCCGACGTGGCTACCAAACAA GAGGGCCTGGATGGTGTCCTCAAGATCCTGGTGAACCAGCTGAGCTCCGACGATGTGAATGTGCTGACCTGCGCCACCGGCACCCTCTCCAACCTGACCTGCAACAACAGCAAGAACAAGACCCTGGTGACGCAGTCAAACGGGGTGGAGGCCCTGATCCACACCATCCTGCGGGCGGGCGACAAGGAGGACATCACCGAGCCGGCCGTCTGCGCCCTCCGGCACCTCACCAGCCGGCACCCCGAGGCTGAGATGGCACAGAACTCGGTGCGGCTCAACTACGGCATCCCCGCTATCGTCAAACTCCTCAACCAGCCCAACCAGTGGCCACTGGTCAAG GCTACCATAGGCCTGATCCGCAACCTGGCCCTGTGCCCGGCCAACCATGCCCCGCTTCAGGAGGCCGCCGTCATCCCCCGCCTGGTCCAGCTGCTGGTTAAGGCTCACCAGGACGCCCAGCGGCACGTAGCAGCCGGCACACAGCAGCCCTACACG GATGGAGTGAAGATGGAGGAGATTGTGGAGGGATGCACAGGGGCACTGCACATCCTGGCCCGGGACCCCATGAACCGCATGGAGATCTTCCGCCTCAACACCATCCCTCTCTTCGTGCAG CTCCTCTACTCACCGGTGGAGAACATCCAGCGCGTCGCGGCTGGCGTGCTGTGTGAGCTGGCCCAGGACAAGGAGGCGGCAGATGCCATCGATGCAGAGGGGGCCTCGGCTCCGCTGATGGAGCTGCTGCACTCCAGGAATGAGGGGACGG CCACCTACGCGGCCGCCGTGCTCTTCCGAATCTCGGAGGACAAGAACCCTGACTACAGGAAGCGCGTCTCCGTGGAGCTCACCAACTCCCTCTTCAAGCACGACCCGGCAGCCTGGGAGGCG GCTCAGAGCATGATCCCCATCAACGAGCCCTACTCAGACG agctggacCCCGGCTACCGCCCCATGTACTCGGGTGACATCCCCCTGGACCCCATCGACATGCACATGGACATGGACGGGGACTACCCCATGGACGCCTACAGCGACGGCGTCCGAGCGCCCTTCGCTGACCACATGCTCGCCTaa
- the JUP gene encoding junction plakoglobin isoform X1, whose protein sequence is MEVMNMMEQPIKVTEWQQTYTYDSGIHSGVNTQVPSVSSKCLGDDDEVYGKQYTIKKTTTTSYCQGGSQGQSQAQADMEAQLAMTRAQRVRAAMYPETVEDRSLLITTQLEGQQTNVQRLAEPSQMLKSAIVHLINYQDDAELATRAIPELTKLLNDEDPVVVSKAAMIVNQLSKKEASRRALMQSPQIVAAVVRTMQSTSDLDTARCTTSILHNLSHHREGLLSIFKSGGIPALVRMLSSPVESVLFYAITTLHNLLLYQEGAKMAVRLADGLQKMVPLLNKNNPKFLAITTDCLQLLAYGNQESKLIILANGGPQALVQIMRSYNYEKLLWTTSRVLKVLSVCPSNKPAIVEAGGMQALGKHLTSSSPRLVQNCLWTLRNLSDVATKQEGLDGVLKILVNQLSSDDVNVLTCATGTLSNLTCNNSKNKTLVTQSNGVEALIHTILRAGDKEDITEPAVCALRHLTSRHPEAEMAQNSVRLNYGIPAIVKLLNQPNQWPLVKATIGLIRNLALCPANHAPLQEAAVIPRLVQLLVKAHQDAQRHVAAGTQQPYTDGVKMEEIVEGCTGALHILARDPMNRMEIFRLNTIPLFVQLLYSPVENIQRVAAGVLCELAQDKEAADAIDAEGASAPLMELLHSRNEGTATYAAAVLFRISEDKNPDYRKRVSVELTNSLFKHDPAAWEAAQSMIPINEPYSDELDPGYRPMYSGDIPLDPIDMHMDMDGDYPMDAYSDGVRAPFADHMLA, encoded by the exons ATGGAGGTGATGAACATGATGGAGCAGCCGATCAAGGTGACGGAGTGGCAGCAAACCTACACCTATGACTCGGGCATCCACTCCGGTGTCAACACCCAGGTGCCCTCCGTCAGCAGCAAGTGCCTCGGGGACGATGACGAGGTCTACGGGAAGCAGTACACCATCAAGAAGACGACCACCACGAGCTACTGCCAGGGAGGGAGCCAGGGCCAGAGCCAAGCGCAAG CAGACATGGAGGCTCAGCTGGCCATGACCCGGGCCCAGCGTGTCCGGGCTGCCATGTACCCCGAGACGGTGGAGGACCGCTCCCTGCTCATCACCACCCAGCTGGAGGGGCAGCAGACCAACGTGCAGCGCTTGGCAGAGCCCTCGCAGATGCTGAAATCAGCCATCGTGCACCTCATCAACTACCAGGATGACGCCGAGCTGGCCACCCGCGCCATCCCGGAGCTCACCAAGCTGCTCAATGATGAGGACCCG GTGGTTGTCAGCAAAGCGGCCATGATCGTCAACCAGCTCTCCAAGAAGGAGGCGTCGCGCCGCGCCCTGATGCAGTCGCCCCAGATCGTGGCGGCTGTGGTCCGCACCATGCAGAGCACCAGCGACCTGGACACGGCCCGCTGCACCACCAGCATCCTGCACAACCTCTCGCACCACCGCGAGGGCCTGCTCTCCATCTTCAAGTCCGGTGGCATCCCAGCCCTCGTCAGGATGCTGAG CTCGCCAGTCGAGTCGGTCCTCTTCTACGCCATCACCACCCTGCACAACCTGCTGCTCTACCAGGAAGGGGCCAAGATGGCTGTGCGCCTGGCCGACGGCCTGCAGAAAATGGTTCCCCTGCTGAACAAGAACAACCCCAAGTTCCTGGCTATCACCACCGACTGCCTTCAGCTCCTCGCCTACGGGAACCAGGAGAGCAAG CTGATTATTTTGGCCAACGGAGGACCACAGGCCCTGGTGCAGATCATGCGCAGCTACAACTACGAGAAGCTGCTCTGGACCACGAGCCGGGTGCTAAAGGTGCTGTCGGTGTGTCCCAGCAACAAGCCCGCTATCGTTGAGGCTG GCGGCATGCAGGCCTTGGGCAAGCACCTgaccagctccagccccaggctggTCCAGAACTGTCTCTGGACCCTGCGAAACCTCTCCGACGTGGCTACCAAACAA GAGGGCCTGGATGGTGTCCTCAAGATCCTGGTGAACCAGCTGAGCTCCGACGATGTGAATGTGCTGACCTGCGCCACCGGCACCCTCTCCAACCTGACCTGCAACAACAGCAAGAACAAGACCCTGGTGACGCAGTCAAACGGGGTGGAGGCCCTGATCCACACCATCCTGCGGGCGGGCGACAAGGAGGACATCACCGAGCCGGCCGTCTGCGCCCTCCGGCACCTCACCAGCCGGCACCCCGAGGCTGAGATGGCACAGAACTCGGTGCGGCTCAACTACGGCATCCCCGCTATCGTCAAACTCCTCAACCAGCCCAACCAGTGGCCACTGGTCAAG GCTACCATAGGCCTGATCCGCAACCTGGCCCTGTGCCCGGCCAACCATGCCCCGCTTCAGGAGGCCGCCGTCATCCCCCGCCTGGTCCAGCTGCTGGTTAAGGCTCACCAGGACGCCCAGCGGCACGTAGCAGCCGGCACACAGCAGCCCTACACG GATGGAGTGAAGATGGAGGAGATTGTGGAGGGATGCACAGGGGCACTGCACATCCTGGCCCGGGACCCCATGAACCGCATGGAGATCTTCCGCCTCAACACCATCCCTCTCTTCGTGCAG CTCCTCTACTCACCGGTGGAGAACATCCAGCGCGTCGCGGCTGGCGTGCTGTGTGAGCTGGCCCAGGACAAGGAGGCGGCAGATGCCATCGATGCAGAGGGGGCCTCGGCTCCGCTGATGGAGCTGCTGCACTCCAGGAATGAGGGGACGG CCACCTACGCGGCCGCCGTGCTCTTCCGAATCTCGGAGGACAAGAACCCTGACTACAGGAAGCGCGTCTCCGTGGAGCTCACCAACTCCCTCTTCAAGCACGACCCGGCAGCCTGGGAGGCG GCTCAGAGCATGATCCCCATCAACGAGCCCTACTCAGACG agctggacCCCGGCTACCGCCCCATGTACTCGGGTGACATCCCCCTGGACCCCATCGACATGCACATGGACATGGACGGGGACTACCCCATGGACGCCTACAGCGACGGCGTCCGAGCGCCCTTCGCTGACCACATGCTCGCCTaa